A DNA window from Hydrotalea sp. contains the following coding sequences:
- a CDS encoding L-serine ammonia-lyase has protein sequence MHLSVFDLFKIGIGPSSSHTVGPMIAAKRFVTDLVTQKKLADVNELTVKLYGSLALTGLGHATDRAIVLGLMGETPDATDPNLVEEKIDQLKTSKKLNLAANGGGGHVIDFIYEKHLDFRFGEFKEKHSNTMEFIASDKSGKVIFQDTYYSIGGGFVLSDEEFDRGSSNQAASANLTVPNMFNNAEELLALAKKKNMTIAELLMENELTWRKKEEIESGIDKIWGVMQACIERGMTEEGILPGGLNIRRRAKQIANNLAKSTAEIKMKLGNISLDEVPMKTLDWVNVFALAVNEENAAGGRVVTAPTNGAAGVIPAVMAYYNRFVPGGKDVKNLRVFMLTAAAIGMLYKKNASISAAEVGCQGEVGVACSMAAGALTAAMGGTVEQVENAAEIGMEHNLGLTCDPIKGLVQVPCIERNTMGAVKAINASRLALHGDGTHLVSLDKVIETMMETGKDMMHKYKETSEGGLATKVSVALPEC, from the coding sequence ATGCACCTATCTGTTTTTGACCTTTTTAAAATTGGCATTGGGCCGTCGAGTTCGCACACCGTCGGGCCCATGATCGCCGCCAAACGTTTCGTCACCGATTTGGTAACGCAAAAAAAATTGGCCGATGTGAACGAGCTCACGGTGAAGCTCTATGGCTCGCTCGCCCTGACCGGCTTGGGGCACGCCACTGACCGGGCGATTGTGCTGGGCCTGATGGGGGAAACGCCCGACGCCACCGACCCCAACTTGGTTGAGGAAAAAATCGACCAGTTGAAAACCAGCAAAAAATTAAATTTGGCGGCTAATGGTGGCGGCGGTCATGTTATTGATTTTATTTATGAAAAGCACCTCGATTTTCGCTTCGGTGAATTTAAAGAAAAACATTCCAACACCATGGAATTTATTGCCAGCGACAAATCGGGCAAGGTGATTTTTCAAGACACCTATTATTCCATCGGCGGCGGTTTCGTGTTGAGCGACGAGGAATTTGACAGGGGGAGCAGTAACCAGGCGGCATCGGCCAACCTCACCGTGCCCAACATGTTTAACAATGCGGAGGAGTTGTTGGCACTGGCGAAAAAGAAAAACATGACGATTGCCGAATTGCTGATGGAAAATGAATTGACGTGGCGCAAAAAGGAAGAAATCGAATCCGGCATTGATAAAATTTGGGGCGTGATGCAGGCCTGCATCGAGCGTGGCATGACCGAGGAAGGGATTCTGCCCGGCGGGCTTAATATCCGCCGCCGCGCCAAGCAAATTGCCAACAACCTAGCCAAGTCGACCGCGGAAATAAAAATGAAGCTGGGCAATATCTCGCTGGATGAGGTGCCGATGAAAACCCTCGATTGGGTTAATGTCTTTGCCCTGGCGGTGAATGAAGAAAACGCCGCCGGTGGCCGCGTTGTTACCGCCCCGACCAATGGTGCGGCTGGGGTTATTCCGGCGGTCATGGCCTATTACAATCGGTTTGTGCCGGGAGGCAAGGACGTAAAAAACCTGCGTGTATTTATGTTGACCGCGGCGGCGATTGGCATGTTGTATAAAAAAAATGCGTCGATTTCGGCGGCCGAGGTTGGTTGCCAGGGGGAGGTCGGGGTGGCATGTTCCATGGCGGCCGGCGCATTAACCGCGGCGATGGGCGGCACGGTGGAGCAGGTCGAAAACGCCGCCGAAATTGGCATGGAACATAACCTCGGGCTGACTTGCGACCCGATTAAGGGGTTGGTTCAGGTGCCTTGCATCGAACGCAACACGATGGGCGCGGTCAAGGCGATTAATGCCTCGCGCCTCGCCCTGCATGGCGATGGCACCCATTTGGTAAGTTTGGATAAGGTGATTGAAACCATGATGGAAACCGGCAAGGACATGATGCATAAATATAAAGAAACCTCGGAGGGCGGCCTCGCCACCAAGGTCTCGGTCGCCCTGCCGGAGTGTTAG